The genomic stretch CGTTTGTTGCATTTGATCTGGGTTGAATGTTGCAATGGTTTTCTTCAGTTGTCGCATTAGGTCTCGGTTGATGTTGCATCCTACTGTTGCAGCAACAAAGGGAGGGTGGCGAGTTGGGGCTGGGCTTTGGGGGCGAGCTGGCGGCGGGCGAAGGTGCTAGGGGGCTGACGAGGTCGAGAGAGGGGACGGATCCCGTACGCGCGAGAGCTAGGGCAGGTTTGATCCACTTCTTCCGTGCGCGTGGGGGCAGTGCGAGTCTGTGGTTTTGTTCTGTTCGGATGGACGGAGGCGTAGGTCGTGTAGATGGGGGCGATGCGGGATATGCTTTTTCTTCTGTATATGGTGGGGGGCCGTGCTGATGGAGGGCGCCCGATGAGATTCAATCCCATCGAACGTCCGGGCGCGAGCATGACCAATATAAAATAGATATCTCGAATTCGGATTCACACTAGGATATTCATTGTCTTTGAAGGTAACATGTAGATTTGCTTAAAAAGTCAACATTAGTGtggataacatatatattaataaatatttcaataatcaaataaatatgTAGTCAATAAAAGTGTACATAAAtatttaaatatacataaatatttatttacatatattttttaaatatatataattcattaaaatataaataaactaAAGTACataaatttatatgattattcatATTAAAGTTAATTAAATGCTTAATTATATATTACAAATATCATTAATATCCTTCGTAAAAGAAGTCATTTTGGACAAGGCTTGgccaaacattgagaatataaatcataaataacttttaagttactaagttttaaaatatgaaaattatatgattatatgcatatatttatcttgaaaaatactttcataaaaaatatacatatatcactttttaaatatttttataaaaacaagaagtcaaaGTAAAATACTGTCGCTATCAAAATGACTTCTTTTAGCAATCTAGAGGGAGCACAAGTTTTTAGTAGTTATCTTAAGTATAAATTTTATAATTATCATAAACTAAACCTAACAGTTATAATTAGCCATACATAACTTTTATATAGTTTAAACAAGTTATATTAAAATAACTATCATTTGCATTGTTAATTGTCATAAATATAAGTTATAGATGGCACTTTGTTCTTCGCAATACAGATAATGTTGGATATTCACATTTTTTTCAAATACTGATCagagatggatgaaaaaatataTTTGAATACATCAATTTAACATCTATATTAAAATTGAATATGAATAAAAATACCCAGATCAATGctaaatagatataaatattggatctttcgaatatttagacactaGATCTATCTCTATTAGATATGCactatatctagatacatactagatactatgtatctagaagaGAGGGAGTAGTTTAAAACATTTATGTACACATAAATGCATTGAGAGTAAAATTTCCACGGGTTCGGTACTTGGGTGTCATCTTGTATATTTACTTTGAGCTTGTTTGTTTGAGTTTTAATTAGCTTTTGGTTTAGCACTTGGCTTTCTGGTTATTGGTTCTTgctatttatttttgaaaataaatttttaACTTCTCAGCACACAAAAGCCAACATATTTTttgtatttaaatttattttctcAGAAGCCACCTTTCTAGCTCTTTCTTGGTAGATTAAGCTCTTAGTTAATTTTCTAGTGCATGCCACTTAATAATATTCTACCTGCAAATAAAGTAACACGATTTCCACAAAAGCATACTGTGCACCTCTTTCCTGTAGGATAGAGTTGAGGCGAACTAATTCGCACATACATGCAAAAACAACAATATGTCGTATATATATAAGTGATataattttctcaaaaaaattaaaatatttgAAATTATCAGCAGGATACATCATCATGCACGCATAAATTGCTTCTCaaacaaataaacaacaaaCTGATCAGAAATACTCCTAACTGAACTGATACATGAGTGCAGTGAGGAGGATCCCGGAACGACGACCGGCATttgcatcatatatatatacaacgaGCTTGTGTCTGTCTTTAGACCAGACACAAGACTATATATACTACGATCGAGACACTCGAAAGATCAGTGAGCGAAATAGGTGACGAAGAGCGCGGCGAACATGAGCAGGTACGCGACAGCCTGATCGATCGCCTTTGCGTCGACCGCCGCCCGCGCTGTCGCCACGGCGGTCGTCGCCTGCTTCTCCTGTGCTGCAATGGAGAGCTGCATGAGCCCGGAGAAGAAGAAGGCTGTGAACAGCAGCACGTACGCCTTCACGGATGCCATCTTCTGTCGCTGTATATATTAGCTAGCTAGAGTTTCTGAAGCAGCTTTTCCTGGAAGATGTGTGTATCGCAGCTTCTAAACTCTGATCCTTGAATAGCTACTACTGAAGAATGTGTGCTCGTATATCTATAGGCGATATGATGTAGAGGAATCGGTGGCGATACGTATTTATAGTGGCAGAAGGGCAGGAAAAACGTGGAGATCGAGCTGCATGCATGCCATGTTTGATCAGGACCTGTAGGAGGAGAATTTGAGCTTTGAGTCGGTCAATTCGTCTGTCTGCCTCGGCAGGATTATATTGACTTGACAGTTGAAACTTGAAACATCTCGTCATGTCATATGTAGTGCTGAGGTTTTGGCATGTGCAACATCGCATTTGCCTAGCCGATGTCTATCTGAGTCATTCATTTTACCCACCTCGTTGGCTACATATTAATTTGCAAGATCTGCGTCAGTCGAGTTCAGACCATCAGATGACTCTTTGCTCTTTGGATGCCGGCGCCAAGTCGTGAATGGAATCGCCGGCCCCTTACCTTGTAGGAAGTACGTAGAAACCTTCAGGGATGGGCGGCGCTAGAAAACTGCAGTGCATGTGACAACATTGACCGGCCCCTGTGCTGGATTTGAGGGCCTAGGATAACAAGAGCCATTAACAACACACGATTATTACCATTTGTGGATGTGGAAACTTTATTACGCGGGACCGGAGGagtattttaaaaatatttgtaGTATATATTTGGATACCATTACGGATTAGTTACTGGAGACTTGTAATGTGTTACTATAATACAACATATTTTTACTGGGAAGAAGCTAGCTGAGCTGGTTGAGCCGTTGAGGTCGTGGATGTATGTCCAAAGAATCTAGATTTAAGTTCTTGTCTAGAAGAACTTGGATGTCTATTTTCTTCTTCATAAAATACCACTTGGTCCCTCCTAATTTCATCTAatttttaatattatatttTTACTCGAACAAAGAATGTTTGCTTCTCATAAACTTTTAAGTATCTTCGAGAGCCTTTCTAAAATTTACTCAGTAAATCATCATTAGAAGAATCACTTGAGTAAAAATCACtttctatatttttatattatactaTTTTATTTAATAGCTTTATGTATCTTGTGTCCGCTCTAGAGAGCTATTCTTGTTTTTAATCTTTGGCCAGTGAGAAATTTGGAATAGAGGATGTCTATATATATTCAATTAAAGAAGTTGCTTAAAAGTTTTTCCCACTAATATCTCTATTTCCCATAAATTAGAAATAATACAAATAGTCTTTGGGAGTTATTCTTTTTTTCTGACTGTCTTTTGGAGTTTCTCTAAGAAGTATAAATTAGAGAAAACGTTGCACATGCACAGATTAACACCCTAGTCTTCAATTGTTTTCAAGAATTAATTAGAGACTAGATAAAATTTAGTGGAAGGATGAGAATGTTATTCTGTACGTAAATTAAATTCAACTAACCTATGTTAGCCTGCCTACTACTGAACCGCACAATCtcttgtaaatttttcatacagGATTAAATCATTTATTATACTAGAATTTATTATGGACATAGGAATTTATTTGATTTAGGGTTGAGCAAAGCCAAATTAAATTCAATAAAAGATAGTTAGCTCCTTATTACTAGCGTGAGAACCGCACAATAAATTATAAGCCCCGTTGCAATGCATGAGTATGTTTGATAGTATATATAAATAGAAGTgtagtagataaatataatctagCTTAACTTTTAAATTAAAAACAACAATAAAACATGCTAGAGTGCATTTTTCATTAAGAACTACTACTCATTCAAAATTATTAGCCGTTTAGTGTGTTTTCTAGGTATATGCCTTTTGCTATGTATTTGATGGTAGCAACGGATTCAGATCGGATTCGTGTGAAACCGAATCTGTATAGCACTCTTTACCATATTTTAATTCGAATTCAAGTACAAAACAAATATCTTGAATTTGGATTTGCATTCAGATATATATGGGATAGCTACATGACTTTGAAGATAATACGTAGATTTTCTTAAAAAATCAATATTAGTGTAGAAACATAtatattaataaatattttaataataaaatatataaaaactaACAAATGTCTACATAAATATTTATCTATAAATAATTTTAAATATATAAAATTCATTAATATGTACTAccttcatcccaaattgtaagtcattccaagaatcttggagagtcaaagcacctcaagtttgactaaatttatattgcaggataataacatttatgatatcaactaagtatcatcattaggttcttcattatttatattttcatagtatatctatttgatgccacaaaactttgtaattttttctataattttggtcaaacttgagatgctttgactctccaagattcttgaaatgacttacaatttgggatggagggagtaataaatTAAAGTACTTAAAATTAATATGACTAGTATATTAAAGTTAATTAAACTTAaaatttatatatcctttattgtATATATAACAGAATCATTAATATAAGTTTTACTAGTTTTATATCATCTTAATCATAAGTTTTATAATGATCATAAATTGAACTTAATAGTTATAATAGCCCTAGATACAACTTTAATACAATTTAAACTTGTTATATTAAAATAATTATCATTTGCATTGTTAATTAGTTATAAATATAAGTTCTAGATGGCACTTTGTTCTTCACAGATACAAAGATAATGTTGGGTATTCATTTTTTCTAATATGGGTCTAGAATTGAATAGAGAAGAATCACAAAATTGGATTCAAACACATCAGTTTAGCATCCATATTAAAATAGAATATAAATATGAATATCCATACCAATGCTAAAACGGATACGGATATTGGATCTTTTAATTATTTAGAAATCTGGATTCATCCCTATTAGATATACACGATAAAAAACAAGACTTACAATGTAAAACAGAGGGAATACTTTTTTAAAACACCTATGTGTCAATAGATGCATTAGACACAAGATCTTTTTTCTAGTGATATCTTCGGAGTAAAATTCCAcctagagagagaggagagagtcGGTACGTGGGTGCCatcttgtgtgtgtgtgtgtgtgagagagagagagagagaggagagggtcGGTACGTGGGCGTCCCATCTTGCATATTTACTTTGGGCTTATTTGTTTGAGTTAcagttttttttctaaaacttGACTTTCTAGTTATTGGATTCTTGTTATTGTTTTGTAATAAATTTTAAACTTCTCAGCATATCaaaagctagaaaagttcttctCAGCTTGCTtatcttttaatttatttctCAGAAGCTATCTTTCTAACTTTTCAAAAGCCAGCTCAATAACTGAACTGTTTGTTTCAGCTCTGACTAAGTAGAAAGCTGAAATAAACGGACCCTTTATGTTATAGTACAACATTCGTCTTCTGCTTGATATGCCTGAAGCGTTCAAGCCATCATTTCTGCGCTGTTCATCAAACTATTTCTGATGAAATGCTTGTTAATTTAGCTATTTTTGCTGCCTCTATCTTCACTCAGTGCAGGGTGCTACCAGAGCCAATTTTCATATGAAATGCGTATGTTTGTACGTTGTCTTGTGTGAATATTTCTACACTTGGGCAAGTCGAACTGAAAAGTGAAAAATATAATGGCCACTTTCTCGGTAGATTAGTTAACTTTCTAGTGCATGCAACTTACCTCAAAATAAAGTAACACGATTTACACAGAAGCATATCGTGCATCTCTTTCCCGTAAATTGAACTAATTTGTACATACAtgcaaaaataataatatagtATGTCATATATATAACTGAGAATTTTCTCAAAAGagattaaaatattttgaaCTTATCAGCATGAGCAGGATACATCATTGTAGATGGAATATCTTTTAAAAAATAGACAACAAACAATTTGTTCGATGTAATGCCGATCGATCATTCTGGATCCTCTGACTATATTCCTGTACGGAGAGGACCCGGCATATATTACATCATAGAACGAGCTAGCCTGTCTCTCTTTTAGAGAAGACACAAAACTAGCTATACTACCAACGATGGAGACACCGAAAGATCAGTGAGCAAAATAGGTGACGAAGAGCGCAGCGAACATGAGCAGGTAGGCGACAGCCTGATCGATCGCCTTGGCGTCGACCACCACCCGTGCCGTCCCCATGGCGGCCACCTGCTTCTCCTGTGCTGCCATGGACAGGTGCATGAGCCCCGAGAAGAAGAAGGCTGTGAACAGCAGCACGTACGCCTTCAGGGCCACCATCTTCGTTCTGTCGCTGCAGAAACTAGCTAGAGTTTTCGAAGCTGCCTGAAAAGATGTGTATCGCAGCTTCGATACTCTGATCCTTAATAGCTATGCTAGGTGCTAGCTAGTGAAGAATGCTTGTGGCGATGCAGAAGAATCGGTGGCTATACGTATTTATAGTGGAAGAAGGACAGGAAAATTAAGCGTGTGTGGCGATCGAGCGAGCTGCATGCCCTGTTTGATCAAGGACTTGTAGGAGGAGAAATTTGAGCTTTGAGTCGGTCAATTCGTTTTATTGTCTGGCTCGGCAGGATTGACTTGACAGTTGAAACATCTCTGGTACGTGTGTCCACCATCCTTATATGTGTGCTGAGATTTTGGCATGTGCAACCATCGCATATTAATTTGCCAGGCCAAATGCCTATCATCTCTCTGATGAGTCATTCATTTTACCAACCTCGTTGGCTCCTTTGCAAGATCTGCGTCAGTTGAGTTCAGACCAACCAAGAGATGACTCTTTGGATGCCAAGTCGTGAATGGAATCGTCCCTTATATTAATTACCTTGTAGTAGGATCAGAGTACGTAGAAACCTTCAGGGAGCGGCGGCGCTAGAAAAGTCGAAAACTGCACTGCATGACAACATTGACCGGGCCCTGTGCAGGCCAGCCATGCGATTCTCGTTCACGATTTGAGGGCCCAGGACAACAAGAACCATTGACAACAAACGATTATTACCGTTGTGAATGTGGGGATTTTATTACACGGGAGAagcattttaaaaaatatttgtagTATTATATATAATTTGGATACTCTGATACAAATATATATTACGGGAAATATAGGATGGTTACTTATGTTTACAATACAACATATTTTTACTGCAAAGAAGCTATAGCTGAGCTGGTTGAGGAGGTCGTGGATGATGTCCAAAGCATCTAGTATATTATTCAAGTTCTCATCTAGAAAATTTTGGTATATATTTTCTTCTTAATTAATAAAATGCCACTTGGTTTCCTCGTAATTTGATCTATTTTTTAATAATTTTATTTACTCCAGCAAAAGGGCCGTTTTCTTCTATGCTCTTGCAAAGTTAAGAAGTATAAATTAGAGAAAACGTTTTTTTAGCAAAGATTAGAGAAAACGTTGAGCATGGACATGGACTGATGTAACACCCGCCTAGTCTTCAattcttttctagaattaattagagAGTGTACATAAAATTTAGTGGAATGAGAATATTATTCTGTAAATTAAATTCAATTAGACCTAGGTTATGTCAGCAGCCCCCCTACTACTGAACCTTTCCCCGAGTCTGAAGATGAAGCAGATCTATGTGTTGGTCCAGCGTCAAGGTAAATGTGCCAAACATCCTAAAGGTCAACACGAGCTACTTTAAAAAATTTTatctattttcctttttttaaaatGCCAGTATAAGATTTAATCCCATGCTTCCGTTTTGATATGGTGGGGTTTTTTTCTGCTGATCCAAACGACAGTAGCACACGCAGCATCGGCCTTAGAGTTCATCTAGCCCTTAGTGGTTTTGGTGGTTAAATGACAAAGGGACTGTTTGGTtcttcttgctaaattttagtcagctaaactttagtcactttagtaattaaaactccaaacacattgactaaaaaggagctaaaatagtttagtctcaCTAGTCATCAagaatagctaaaataattttagctggctaaaatttagcaaggagaactaaacagggaCAAAATCAATTAAAGGACTCATGAGTTTGATGAGGTTTGAATAAGACTTTTTGCAATAATCATTATCAAACTCTTGTCAAATCTCGAATGAAGAAAAGACAAGCAAAGTGAGACAAGGGAAAATGGTAGGGTTTGGTCTCAATGATGGCTTTGCTTCCGTAAATGAGAAGAGATTAATAGTTGATAGGTATTGATCTAAGCAAAGATCAAATGTCAAAAAGAGCTAGATAAGAGCTAGTCGATCCTACAATCTCTTCTTACTCTTCTACATGGAAGAAGTGATGACATGTATGCCAAAGAAGGaacaagaaaaataaataaactcatatcctaggtaagagaaagaggACACCTTTATTGCTAAAGCTCATACACTAAAGGGATGGAAGGGACTAGCTACTTAGATCTCAAACCAGGACTATGAGTACTGACAGAATTTGGGGATCGCACAAACATCATCCACCATGTTGTCCTCACCGAGTAGAATGATCAAAGGCATCACGAGAGAACGAGATGGATATGGATCAAGGAGGACATGAGGGTATTTGGATGTGGGAGGTGTGATCTAGGACATAGATGGAGAGGGACAAGGGAGAAGTGAGGTCATCAAGGAAAAGAGGCCACTGGCTATGGGAAGGTGGATGCTAGGACCCCATATGGTCACTAGTGTGGGAGGGGTGAGCCTACCTTCGGAGCCCCTTCATGTGCCATCCTCTTACATAGGATGAATAGTTCATTTGCGTCCATGTTTTGCTAGTTCTAGTTTTCTAGTGCTAGTGTATGGGCGAAGCTTTGATTGTACTAGGAGGTTGTACTCACTCGTGTTAGATGATGATCCTCGAGTTCACATTATTATTAGATTAGATATGGTTTTCCTCTACACAAATTTACACGTTGTTATTGGATATATACATGGAATTAAAGTGAAACCTGAGAGCATTAATATTGAAGGATAAGGGATTAGGGTTGGGATAATTAAGTAGTAGTAGTCACTTAGGTCTAATTTATCAAGTATCCTACCATATAACTTAGTATAACACGTTGTGTGGTAATTGGTATTGGTAGTAAAGGAGGCTTACAAATTACAACTTGAAGTGTTGCTCTTCGGTTTACAAACAGTGGTTTATTTCTAGTCAGGAAAAAAACAGTGGTTTATCTCTCTTCTTTTTATGAAAAGGTTATGCAGTGAAAAGTATGCGTGTATtgataaaggatatgtgttcaACAAACACTTACACTTCTTTCACAAAGTAACTTGAGGTATTCAATGAATCTGTGATTATTATATGTTTTACGAAAGAAAACCAGGTCATTAAATTCCCTTACATGAACACCTCTTGCATATTTAATCCTCCATGAATTCACTCGTAACTCTTAGCACAATAATAAAGAAAAAAGGAAAGGATGTTACCATtcacgacccttgtttactgtTTGTTTCCTTCCATATTTCTCATTGTACCCTTTACTAGCACGCTAGGCTCTGCTTTTCGgccttgagagagagagagagagagagagaggtgtggATATGGAAGACGACAGGAGAAGAACCAGGCTGCGCAAATCCTTGCAGCTCTACCTCTCCAGGACGCTCAAGAAAATCCCTCCAATCCACATCCCCAGCTCAGCCATTTCGGCTAATATCACCAGCGCACACCTCCTCTCCACCTGCAGGTTCCCAAGAACACCGTCGCTGGACTTGGACGGCGACCACGCAGCCAACGCCAGTGCGGACGACAACAGCAAGGACCAGGCGGCGACGCTCTCCGACGTCGACCGCTTCCTCTTCGACAACTTCCGGTCCCTCTACATACATGACAACAACGATCCATCATCATCAGCAGGCACATCGACATCAGTCGTCAACGAGACACCACCAACAACGAAGACATCATCTTCCTCAGAATCAGCCTTAGAAGACATCAAAGAAGCTAGGCCAGGTGAGGAAGGCGGCGACAGCGCAGCCATAGTGGTGTTCTCCATGGACCCTTACACAGACTTCTGGAGATCCATGCAGAACATGATAAAGATGCACCATGGTTGCGTATGTCATCCATTGGATTGGGACTTCCTGGAGGAGCTGCTCTTTTTCTACCTGCAGTTGAATGACAAGGCTGTGCACAAGCACATTCTCAGAGCCTTTGCTGACCTGACTGCCGGAACTCATATGGCCAGTTCAACCCCTGGAAATGACCAGTGGGCGGACAAGAGCCTTAGAAGTCGAAAAAATCACTAGGATGGACAACCGTTACTTCATAAATTGTACAGCTCAAAG from Sorghum bicolor cultivar BTx623 chromosome 3, Sorghum_bicolor_NCBIv3, whole genome shotgun sequence encodes the following:
- the LOC8082471 gene encoding transcription repressor OFP14, which gives rise to MEDDRRRTRLRKSLQLYLSRTLKKIPPIHIPSSAISANITSAHLLSTCRFPRTPSLDLDGDHAANASADDNSKDQAATLSDVDRFLFDNFRSLYIHDNNDPSSSAGTSTSVVNETPPTTKTSSSSESALEDIKEARPGEEGGDSAAIVVFSMDPYTDFWRSMQNMIKMHHGCVCHPLDWDFLEELLFFYLQLNDKAVHKHILRAFADLTAGTHMASSTPGNDQWADKSLRSRKNH